A window of Micrococcus endophyticus contains these coding sequences:
- a CDS encoding glycine betaine ABC transporter substrate-binding protein: MTTPRATIPSRRRGRTPARAALAALGLAASLVLSGCGLSTAGGYLPSGTPAGDVAGIDLEGAHVAVGSKNFNEGVVLGKITAILLRSAGADVEDLTNMPGSLSARQAQVAGVVDVEWDYTGTAWITYLGHTDPIPDAQAQWAAVRDEDAQQGLVWLPPAELDNTYTFSVRQDRAEELGLETLADIKDLPTQDQSFCVSAEFAARNDGFLPMLEAYGIERPTGSRLRQMDIGAVFAAVADGSCTFGEAYSTDGRIAALDLTTLQDPLSFFPKYNAAPIVREEVLAEHPEIADLLAPVTARLDNATAARLNARVDVDGEEPTQVAWDWLREEGLITD, translated from the coding sequence ATGACCACCCCGCGTGCGACCATCCCGTCCCGCCGCCGCGGCCGGACCCCCGCTCGCGCCGCGCTCGCCGCGCTCGGCCTGGCGGCCTCCCTCGTCCTGTCCGGGTGCGGGCTGAGCACCGCCGGCGGCTACCTGCCCTCGGGCACGCCCGCCGGCGACGTCGCCGGGATCGACCTCGAGGGCGCCCACGTGGCGGTGGGCTCCAAGAACTTCAACGAGGGCGTCGTGCTCGGCAAGATCACCGCGATCCTGCTGCGCTCCGCGGGGGCCGACGTCGAGGATCTGACCAACATGCCGGGTTCGCTCAGTGCGCGCCAGGCCCAGGTCGCAGGCGTCGTGGACGTCGAGTGGGACTACACGGGGACGGCCTGGATCACGTACCTGGGCCACACCGATCCGATCCCGGACGCCCAGGCGCAGTGGGCCGCGGTCCGGGACGAGGACGCGCAGCAGGGTCTGGTGTGGCTGCCGCCGGCCGAACTCGACAACACCTACACCTTCTCCGTGCGCCAGGACCGGGCGGAGGAGCTCGGCCTGGAGACGCTCGCGGACATCAAGGACCTCCCCACCCAGGACCAGTCCTTCTGCGTGAGTGCCGAATTCGCCGCCCGCAACGACGGGTTCCTGCCCATGCTCGAGGCCTACGGGATCGAACGGCCCACCGGATCCCGGCTGCGCCAGATGGACATCGGGGCGGTGTTCGCCGCGGTGGCGGACGGGTCGTGCACCTTCGGGGAGGCGTACTCCACGGACGGGCGGATCGCCGCGCTGGACCTGACGACCCTGCAGGACCCGCTGAGCTTCTTCCCGAAGTACAACGCGGCCCCCATCGTGCGCGAGGAGGTCCTGGCCGAGCACCCCGAGATCGCCGACCTGCTGGCGCCCGTGACCGCGCGCCTGGACAACGCGACGGCCGCGCGCCTGAACGCGCGGGTGGACGTCGACGGCGAGGAGCCCACCCAGGTCGCGTGGGACTGGCTCCGCGAGGAGGGCCTGATCACCGACTGA
- a CDS encoding alkaline phosphatase D family protein, giving the protein MKQTTAPLSHSASRRSVLAAASAAVLAPAALAGPAAARPARHTPGGLVASRLTLPSGVATGDVTSNSAVLWARSSGRSRLHATLRAVDEDGKVLRGRFARGLTLRSGWVDGATDHTAKILADALPSGTRFEVTYAFEDEAGRLGESAVSRFTTAPGARFGRTTSAAQSFVWTADTAGQGYGINPEIGGMRGYAAMHATKPDFFLHSGDTIYADNPIPETLEVAGEPTWRNLVTEETSKVAETLDEFRGRHRYNMMDDNLRALYADVPVIAQWDDHETTNNWWPGEVLEDPRYTQVRDVDTLAARARRAWQEYMPIADSTALRRGSGFEPARIYRRIPRGATLDVFALDMRTHKGENTPGLETHETPILGEEQLQWLIRGLRASTATWKVIANDLPLGLIVPDGTGQESLSNGDDGAPLGRELEIARLLKAIKDHGVKNVVFLTGDVHYCAAHHYSPDRAAFTDFEPFWEFVAGPINAVGRTVYSRTLTAA; this is encoded by the coding sequence GTGAAGCAGACCACCGCACCCCTGTCCCACTCTGCCTCCCGCCGTTCGGTGCTCGCCGCGGCGTCCGCCGCCGTGCTCGCCCCCGCCGCCCTCGCCGGCCCCGCCGCCGCCCGTCCGGCCCGCCACACCCCCGGTGGCCTGGTCGCGTCCCGCCTGACGCTGCCTTCCGGCGTCGCCACCGGTGACGTCACCTCGAACTCGGCCGTGCTGTGGGCGCGCTCGTCCGGCCGTTCGCGCCTGCACGCCACGCTGCGCGCGGTCGACGAGGACGGGAAGGTGCTGCGCGGCCGCTTCGCTCGCGGGCTGACCCTGCGCTCCGGCTGGGTCGACGGGGCCACCGACCACACCGCGAAGATCCTCGCGGACGCGCTGCCCTCCGGCACCCGCTTCGAGGTGACGTACGCGTTCGAGGACGAGGCCGGCCGCCTGGGCGAGTCGGCCGTGTCCCGTTTCACGACGGCGCCCGGCGCGCGGTTCGGCCGGACGACCTCCGCCGCCCAGTCCTTCGTGTGGACCGCGGACACCGCGGGGCAGGGCTACGGCATCAACCCGGAGATCGGCGGCATGCGCGGCTACGCGGCGATGCACGCCACGAAGCCCGACTTCTTCCTGCACTCCGGCGACACGATCTACGCGGACAACCCCATCCCGGAGACCCTCGAGGTGGCCGGCGAGCCCACCTGGCGCAACCTCGTCACGGAGGAGACGTCCAAGGTCGCCGAGACGCTGGACGAGTTCCGCGGCCGCCACCGCTACAACATGATGGACGACAACCTCCGCGCCCTGTACGCGGACGTCCCCGTCATCGCCCAGTGGGACGACCACGAGACGACCAACAACTGGTGGCCGGGCGAGGTCCTCGAAGACCCGCGCTACACCCAGGTCCGTGACGTGGACACGCTGGCCGCCCGCGCCCGCCGCGCGTGGCAGGAGTACATGCCGATCGCCGACTCCACGGCCCTGCGCCGCGGCTCCGGCTTCGAGCCCGCCCGCATCTACCGCCGGATCCCCCGCGGCGCGACGCTCGACGTGTTCGCCCTGGACATGCGCACCCACAAGGGCGAGAACACCCCGGGGCTCGAGACCCACGAGACCCCGATCCTGGGCGAGGAGCAGCTGCAGTGGCTCATCCGCGGGCTGCGCGCGTCGACCGCCACGTGGAAGGTCATCGCCAACGACCTGCCGCTGGGCCTGATCGTCCCCGACGGCACGGGGCAGGAGTCCCTGTCCAACGGCGACGACGGCGCCCCGCTGGGCCGCGAGCTGGAGATCGCCCGCCTCCTGAAGGCGATCAAGGACCACGGCGTGAAGAACGTCGTGTTCCTCACCGGCGACGTCCACTACTGCGCGGCGCACCACTACTCTCCCGACCGCGCGGCGTTCACCGACTTCGAGCCGTTCTGGGAGTTCGTGGCCGGCCCCATCAACGCCGTCGGCCGGACGGTCTACTCGCGCACGCTGACGGCGGCCTGA
- a CDS encoding cysteine desulfurase family protein, translated as MSAALYLDHAATAPVRRSALEAMWPALTGVYGNPSSAHEAGRAAAALLEDARARVARAIGARAGQVVFTSGGTEADALAVLGTVRARILAGRPAGHVLTTGIEHSAVRQSCDQLARLHGVEVEHLALDRDGLTSATDLAARLRPDTALVSVHLAHNEVGTVQPVAELAAVAREAGVPVHVDAVQAAGQIPVDVRALGADLVALSGHKVGGPKGVGALWVRPGHALEPLVPGGGQERGRRSGTQNVAGAAGFAAAFEEAEAERAAAADAWAGLRDRFAARVLDGVRELVPDARLTGHPARRLPRHASFVLPGVNGESVLEEAARRGVLASAGSACSAHSTEPSPALLALGLSEDEARTALRCTFGPDADAPLLDAAADAIVDAVRTVSALR; from the coding sequence ATGAGCGCGGCCCTCTACCTCGACCACGCGGCCACCGCGCCCGTCCGGCGCAGCGCGCTGGAGGCGATGTGGCCAGCGCTCACCGGTGTCTACGGCAACCCGTCCTCGGCCCATGAGGCCGGCCGGGCGGCGGCGGCCCTGCTCGAGGACGCCCGCGCGCGGGTGGCCCGCGCGATCGGCGCCCGGGCCGGGCAGGTCGTGTTCACCTCGGGTGGCACGGAGGCCGACGCGCTCGCCGTGCTCGGCACGGTGCGCGCCCGGATCCTCGCCGGACGCCCGGCGGGCCACGTGCTGACCACGGGGATCGAGCACAGCGCGGTGCGGCAGTCCTGCGACCAGCTGGCCCGGCTGCACGGCGTCGAGGTCGAGCACCTCGCGCTGGACCGTGACGGCCTGACCTCCGCGACCGACCTCGCCGCCCGCCTGCGCCCGGACACCGCGCTGGTCAGCGTGCACCTGGCCCACAACGAGGTGGGCACGGTGCAGCCGGTGGCCGAGCTGGCCGCCGTCGCCCGGGAGGCGGGCGTGCCCGTGCACGTGGACGCAGTGCAGGCCGCGGGGCAGATCCCTGTGGACGTGCGCGCCCTCGGTGCGGATCTCGTGGCGCTGTCCGGGCACAAGGTGGGCGGGCCCAAGGGGGTCGGCGCACTGTGGGTGCGCCCGGGTCACGCCCTGGAACCGCTCGTGCCCGGCGGCGGCCAGGAGCGGGGCCGACGGTCCGGGACGCAGAACGTGGCCGGCGCGGCCGGGTTCGCGGCCGCCTTCGAGGAGGCCGAGGCGGAGCGCGCCGCGGCCGCGGACGCGTGGGCCGGGCTGCGGGACCGGTTCGCGGCGCGCGTGCTCGACGGCGTCCGGGAGCTCGTGCCCGACGCCCGGCTGACCGGCCATCCCGCGCGGCGGCTGCCGCGTCACGCCTCATTCGTGCTGCCCGGGGTCAACGGGGAGTCCGTGCTCGAGGAGGCGGCCCGCCGCGGCGTGCTGGCCTCGGCCGGCTCCGCGTGCTCGGCGCACTCGACCGAGCCCTCCCCCGCCCTGCTCGCCCTGGGCCTGAGCGAGGACGAGGCCCGCACGGCCCTGCGCTGCACGTTCGGCCCGGACGCCGACGCCCCGCTCCTCGACGCCGCCGCGGACGCGATCGTCGACGCCGTCCGGACAGTCAGCGCCCTGCGCTGA
- the nadC gene encoding carboxylating nicotinate-nucleotide diphosphorylase, with the protein MSAGTGGAWGPTPAPIADVERIVAAALAEDAPWGDVSSEAFVPEQARITARVVAREAGVLSGTAALEAAFRLVDPATEVTLHLADGADLSPGAVVAEVAGPARSVLRAERVALNLAQRMSGIATATAAHVAAVRAGGGHARVADTRKTTPGLRVLERQAVRDGGGHNHRHGLSDAVMLKDNHLAALGFGGEDAPGEELTRALRAGLARLPHTVHVEVEVDRLDQLPAVLAAGVGTVMLDNFSLADLRAGVELVAGRAVVEASGGVSLETIGVIAATGVDVVSVGALTHSVRALDLGLDAVVDAADAPAPGRR; encoded by the coding sequence GTGAGCGCGGGCACGGGCGGCGCGTGGGGGCCGACGCCGGCGCCGATCGCGGACGTGGAGCGGATCGTGGCCGCGGCCCTGGCCGAGGACGCGCCCTGGGGTGACGTCTCCTCGGAGGCCTTCGTCCCGGAGCAGGCCCGGATCACCGCGCGCGTGGTGGCCCGCGAGGCCGGCGTGCTCTCCGGCACCGCCGCCCTCGAGGCCGCGTTCCGGCTCGTGGATCCCGCCACGGAGGTGACCCTGCACCTGGCCGACGGCGCCGACCTGTCCCCCGGCGCCGTCGTCGCCGAGGTGGCGGGCCCGGCCCGCTCGGTGCTGCGCGCCGAGCGCGTGGCGCTCAACCTCGCCCAGCGCATGTCCGGGATCGCCACGGCGACGGCGGCCCACGTGGCCGCGGTGCGCGCCGGGGGCGGCCACGCCCGCGTGGCGGACACCCGCAAGACCACCCCGGGCCTGCGGGTGCTGGAGCGTCAGGCGGTGCGGGACGGCGGCGGCCACAACCACCGCCACGGCCTCTCCGACGCCGTGATGCTCAAGGACAACCACCTGGCGGCCCTCGGCTTCGGCGGCGAAGACGCCCCGGGCGAGGAGCTCACGCGGGCGCTGCGCGCCGGCCTGGCCCGCCTGCCCCACACGGTCCACGTGGAGGTCGAGGTGGACCGGCTCGACCAGCTGCCCGCCGTGCTCGCCGCCGGCGTGGGCACGGTGATGCTGGACAACTTCTCCCTCGCCGACCTGCGGGCCGGGGTGGAGCTGGTGGCCGGGCGCGCCGTCGTCGAGGCCTCCGGCGGGGTGAGCCTGGAGACCATCGGGGTGATCGCGGCCACGGGCGTGGACGTGGTGTCCGTGGGCGCGCTGACGCACAGCGTCCGCGCCCTGGACCTCGGCCTCGACGCCGTGGTGGACGCGGCGGACGCCCCGGCGCCCGGCCGTCGATGA
- the nadA gene encoding quinolinate synthase NadA, which produces MTATPETTASVARTLTLVARDPARGSACSSDLTTGPWAFDAGLPAYGPGASQDDAIPADAPVQGRIPEEYQQASDEELHARIAAAKAALGDRAVVLGHFYQRDEVVQHADFVGDSFQLARASQGRPEAEAIVFCGVHFMAETADLLSTPEQAVILPNLAAGCSMADMADLDSVQDAWEQLEEVYGTEPDADGRVPLLPVTYMNCSAALKGFVGERGGIVCTSSNASAVLEWAFERAQRVLFFPDQHLGRNTGRAMGIELERMPMWNPRLPLGGNTAETLRDARVLLWHGFCSVHRRFTVAQIEQARAEHPDVRVIVHPECPLPVVEAADESGSTDHIVKAIQAAPAGSTFAIGTEINLVQRLAAQHPEHTIFCLDPVICPCSTMYRIHPGYLAWVLEELVAGRVVNRITVPDAVADPARAALERMLAVAPRQSVAQGAGA; this is translated from the coding sequence ATGACCGCCACGCCCGAGACCACCGCCTCGGTGGCCCGCACCCTGACCCTCGTCGCCCGGGACCCCGCCCGCGGCTCCGCCTGCTCGTCCGACCTGACCACGGGCCCCTGGGCCTTCGACGCCGGCCTGCCCGCCTACGGCCCCGGCGCGTCCCAGGACGACGCCATCCCAGCGGACGCCCCCGTGCAGGGCCGCATCCCCGAGGAGTACCAGCAGGCCTCGGACGAGGAGCTGCACGCGCGCATCGCCGCGGCCAAGGCCGCCCTCGGCGACCGCGCCGTGGTGCTCGGCCACTTCTACCAGCGCGACGAGGTGGTCCAGCACGCCGACTTCGTGGGCGACTCGTTCCAGCTGGCGCGCGCCTCCCAGGGCCGCCCCGAGGCCGAGGCCATCGTGTTCTGCGGCGTGCACTTCATGGCCGAGACCGCGGACCTGCTCTCCACCCCGGAGCAGGCCGTGATCCTGCCGAACCTCGCCGCAGGCTGCTCCATGGCGGACATGGCGGACCTCGACTCCGTCCAGGACGCGTGGGAGCAGCTCGAGGAGGTGTACGGCACCGAGCCGGACGCGGACGGCCGGGTGCCGCTGCTGCCGGTGACCTACATGAACTGCTCTGCCGCCCTCAAGGGCTTCGTGGGCGAGCGCGGGGGCATCGTGTGCACCTCGTCCAACGCCTCCGCCGTGCTCGAGTGGGCCTTCGAGCGCGCCCAGCGGGTGCTCTTCTTCCCGGACCAGCACCTCGGCCGCAACACGGGCCGGGCGATGGGGATCGAGCTGGAGCGGATGCCGATGTGGAACCCCCGCCTGCCACTGGGCGGCAACACCGCGGAGACGCTGCGGGACGCCCGGGTCCTGCTCTGGCACGGCTTCTGCTCCGTGCACCGTCGGTTCACGGTGGCCCAGATCGAGCAGGCCCGCGCCGAGCATCCGGACGTGCGGGTGATCGTGCACCCCGAGTGCCCGCTGCCCGTGGTCGAGGCCGCGGACGAGTCCGGCTCCACCGACCACATCGTCAAGGCCATCCAGGCCGCCCCGGCCGGCTCCACCTTCGCGATCGGCACCGAGATCAACCTCGTGCAGCGCCTGGCCGCCCAGCACCCGGAGCACACGATCTTCTGCCTCGACCCGGTGATCTGCCCTTGCTCCACCATGTACCGCATCCACCCGGGCTACCTCGCGTGGGTGCTCGAGGAGCTCGTGGCCGGCCGCGTGGTCAACCGGATCACCGTGCCGGACGCGGTGGCCGACCCGGCCCGCGCCGCCCTCGAGCGCATGCTCGCGGTGGCGCCCCGGCAGTCCGTCGCGCAGGGGGCCGGCGCGTGA
- a CDS encoding NrtR DNA-binding winged helix domain-containing protein — MPAPEARVTVAVSTAVFGVRADASGAPRLHVALVPRMREPFLDRWALPGTWLAADEELADAAARVAAETVPGPVRRLEQLAAFGAVDRSPTGRVLTVAHWALSPALDDDGAAPSYSGGLDVAGLPAGVHVRWQRADAPPAMAFDHAEILTAAVARLRADLPRAGVAHALLGPSFTLAELRAVHEAVLGRTLDAANFRRATLATGVLEETGEVRAGTRHRPPKLYRYRPADGAPPPAAPDDPGDLS, encoded by the coding sequence GTGCCCGCACCCGAGGCCCGCGTCACCGTGGCCGTCTCCACGGCCGTCTTCGGCGTGCGCGCGGACGCCTCCGGGGCGCCCCGCCTGCATGTGGCCCTCGTGCCGCGGATGCGCGAGCCGTTCCTGGACCGGTGGGCGCTGCCGGGCACCTGGCTCGCCGCCGACGAGGAGCTCGCCGACGCCGCCGCCCGGGTGGCGGCCGAGACCGTCCCGGGCCCCGTCCGGCGCCTCGAACAGCTGGCCGCCTTCGGCGCCGTGGACCGCTCCCCCACCGGCCGCGTGCTCACGGTGGCCCACTGGGCCCTCAGCCCCGCCCTCGACGACGACGGCGCGGCCCCGTCCTACAGCGGCGGCCTCGACGTCGCGGGGCTGCCCGCCGGCGTCCACGTGCGCTGGCAGCGGGCCGACGCGCCCCCCGCGATGGCGTTCGACCATGCCGAGATCCTGACCGCGGCCGTGGCGCGCCTGCGCGCGGACCTGCCGCGGGCCGGCGTTGCGCACGCCCTGCTCGGCCCCTCCTTCACGCTCGCCGAGCTGCGCGCCGTGCACGAGGCCGTCCTCGGCCGCACCCTCGACGCCGCCAACTTCCGCCGGGCCACCCTCGCCACCGGGGTGCTCGAGGAGACCGGCGAGGTCCGCGCCGGCACCCGGCACCGCCCGCCCAAGCTCTATCGCTACCGACCCGCCGACGGCGCCCCGCCGCCGGCCGCCCCTGACGATCCAGGAGACCTCTCATGA
- a CDS encoding alpha/beta fold hydrolase, which produces MSTPDPSASAAPSDAALASDVIGDGPHRVAFLHGLMGRGRNFTGPAKALADDFTVELLDLPDHGRSPWTDRVDYQEIADRVAEHLRAGLAADGPVHVLGHSMGGKVAMVLALRHPDLVDRLIVEDISPRLSPQATDEFVHLLGTMLRMDLDSYESRAEADAAMAEHVHDARVRGFLLQNLRREGGRFAWQPNVAMLFEHLEAVGSFPDPAAPEDPDRVFDRPVLWLAGANSDYVRDEDVPRMKDLFPRVVRVTVRDAGHWLHADQPEAFVSAVRTFLTAD; this is translated from the coding sequence GTGAGCACCCCTGACCCCTCCGCATCCGCCGCCCCCTCCGACGCCGCCCTCGCCTCCGACGTGATCGGCGACGGGCCGCACCGCGTCGCCTTCCTCCACGGCCTCATGGGCCGGGGCAGGAACTTCACGGGCCCGGCCAAGGCGCTCGCGGACGACTTCACGGTGGAGCTCCTCGACCTGCCGGACCACGGCCGGTCCCCCTGGACGGACCGGGTGGACTACCAGGAGATCGCGGACCGGGTGGCGGAGCACCTGCGGGCCGGCCTGGCCGCGGACGGCCCGGTGCACGTGCTCGGCCACTCGATGGGCGGCAAGGTCGCCATGGTGCTGGCCCTGCGCCACCCGGACCTCGTGGACCGCCTGATCGTGGAGGACATCTCCCCGCGGCTGTCCCCGCAGGCCACCGACGAGTTCGTGCACCTGCTCGGCACCATGCTGCGCATGGATCTGGACTCCTACGAGTCCCGCGCCGAGGCGGACGCGGCGATGGCCGAGCACGTGCACGACGCGCGGGTGCGCGGCTTCCTGCTCCAGAACCTGCGCCGCGAGGGCGGCCGGTTCGCGTGGCAGCCCAACGTGGCCATGCTCTTCGAGCATCTGGAGGCGGTCGGCTCCTTCCCGGACCCGGCGGCGCCGGAGGACCCGGACCGCGTGTTCGACCGCCCGGTGCTGTGGCTGGCGGGCGCGAACTCCGACTACGTGCGGGACGAGGACGTGCCCCGCATGAAGGACCTGTTCCCGCGCGTCGTCCGGGTCACGGTCCGCGACGCGGGGCACTGGCTCCACGCGGACCAGCCGGAGGCGTTCGTCTCGGCCGTGCGCACGTTCCTCACGGCGGACTGA
- a CDS encoding DUF429 domain-containing protein, which translates to MRAPAAPVRIAGVDLAAAPERTGWAVLELTALPSPDGRGASGRLAAAGRGLDDGALLDLLASTALTGVDVPVGWPAPFRALLDGARDPDGGALGAGGPAWRREMTLRETDHAVTARTGLRPLSVAADRIAHPALRWAAVAAEGRRRRLALPLEGPVADPVPEGGAARACEVYPAGTLHVWGLPHRGYKASAREPGSGVRAAIFAGVEARHPGVDLSAGHAAALASDDVLDAVVAALSAAWAAGGAARGPAPGRQRELAAAEGWIWLPETDGAGRSR; encoded by the coding sequence GTGCGTGCGCCCGCCGCGCCGGTGCGGATCGCCGGCGTGGACCTCGCGGCCGCGCCGGAGCGCACCGGCTGGGCTGTCCTGGAGCTGACGGCGCTGCCGTCCCCGGACGGCAGGGGTGCGTCCGGGCGGCTGGCGGCGGCGGGCCGCGGCCTCGACGACGGCGCCCTCCTGGACCTGCTGGCGTCGACCGCGCTCACCGGCGTGGACGTGCCCGTCGGCTGGCCGGCGCCCTTCCGCGCGCTTCTCGACGGCGCACGCGACCCCGATGGCGGCGCCCTCGGCGCGGGCGGCCCCGCATGGCGCCGGGAGATGACCCTGCGGGAGACGGACCACGCCGTCACCGCGCGGACCGGCCTGCGGCCGCTGTCCGTGGCGGCGGACAGGATCGCCCATCCCGCCCTGCGGTGGGCCGCCGTGGCCGCCGAGGGACGCCGTCGGAGGCTGGCGCTGCCGCTCGAGGGCCCCGTGGCCGACCCCGTGCCGGAGGGCGGCGCCGCCCGGGCGTGCGAGGTGTATCCGGCCGGCACGCTGCACGTGTGGGGGCTGCCCCACCGCGGCTACAAGGCGTCCGCGAGGGAGCCGGGGTCGGGCGTGCGCGCGGCGATCTTCGCCGGCGTCGAGGCGAGGCACCCCGGCGTGGACCTCTCCGCCGGCCACGCGGCCGCCCTCGCCTCGGACGACGTGCTGGACGCCGTCGTCGCCGCCCTGTCCGCCGCGTGGGCGGCCGGGGGAGCGGCCCGCGGCCCGGCCCCCGGCCGCCAGCGCGAGCTCGCGGCCGCCGAGGGGTGGATCTGGCTGCCGGAGACGGACGGGGCGGGCCGGTCGAGGTGA
- a CDS encoding DUF808 domain-containing protein, which produces MSGLVALLDDVAALARLAAASVDDVAAGAARASAKAAGVVVDDAAVTPQYMAGAAANRELPMIWRITKGSLRNKLLFILPALLLLDWLAPWVLPWLLLAGGTYLAYEGAHKVWGKLTGHSPEHDEPAVEKGPEAEDKVVRGAITTDFILSAEIMVISMNEVADVGFWLKAVILVVVAILITAVVYGAVALIVKMDDVGLHMTENGRTAGGRRFGAGLVKAMPHVLTAITVIGTVAMLWVGGHIVLVELAALGVPWPYDVQHGIVHAVEAAGGFVAWLVETLTSALWGLIWGSLALGVVLVVNRLRGKKDTLAH; this is translated from the coding sequence ATGAGCGGTCTGGTCGCTCTGCTCGACGACGTCGCCGCCCTCGCCCGCCTCGCCGCCGCGAGCGTGGACGACGTCGCAGCCGGCGCCGCGAGGGCGTCCGCGAAGGCGGCCGGCGTGGTGGTGGACGACGCCGCCGTCACCCCGCAGTACATGGCCGGCGCCGCGGCGAACCGCGAGCTGCCCATGATCTGGCGCATCACCAAGGGCTCGCTGCGCAACAAGCTGCTGTTCATCCTCCCGGCGCTGCTGCTGCTGGACTGGCTGGCGCCGTGGGTGCTGCCGTGGCTGCTGCTGGCCGGCGGCACCTACCTCGCATACGAGGGCGCCCACAAGGTGTGGGGCAAGCTCACCGGGCACTCCCCCGAGCACGACGAGCCGGCCGTGGAGAAGGGCCCCGAGGCGGAGGACAAGGTGGTCCGCGGCGCGATCACCACCGACTTCATCCTCTCCGCCGAGATCATGGTCATCTCCATGAACGAGGTGGCCGACGTCGGCTTCTGGCTCAAGGCCGTGATCCTCGTGGTCGTGGCCATCCTGATCACCGCCGTGGTCTACGGCGCCGTCGCGCTGATCGTGAAGATGGACGACGTGGGCCTGCACATGACGGAGAACGGGCGCACCGCGGGAGGCCGCAGGTTCGGCGCCGGCCTGGTCAAGGCCATGCCCCACGTGCTGACCGCGATCACCGTGATCGGCACCGTGGCCATGCTCTGGGTGGGCGGCCACATCGTGCTCGTCGAGCTCGCCGCCCTGGGCGTGCCGTGGCCCTACGACGTCCAGCACGGGATCGTCCACGCCGTGGAGGCGGCCGGCGGCTTCGTGGCCTGGCTCGTGGAGACCCTGACCTCCGCCCTGTGGGGCCTGATCTGGGGCTCGCTCGCCCTCGGCGTGGTCCTCGTGGTCAACCGCCTGCGCGGCAAGAAGGACACCCTGGCGCACTGA
- a CDS encoding PACE efflux transporter — MSETLTIAPRPDDAPSVPSSSSDAPRCPGGRRALVRRRVFRSPLQRRIVYAVVFELLAILFTTGILAAFGNSGGSSLAVAVVSSTVALLWNIAFNSMFEAFERRAGITGRPWWLRALHAVAFEGGLILFLVPAVALILGVGLWQAFLIEAGLLVFFLVYAAVYAYAFDSVFGLPDSAAGATR; from the coding sequence GTGTCCGAGACCCTCACCATCGCCCCGCGTCCCGACGACGCCCCCTCCGTGCCGTCGTCGTCCTCCGACGCGCCCCGGTGCCCCGGGGGCCGCCGCGCCCTGGTGAGGCGGCGGGTGTTCCGCTCACCGCTGCAGCGACGGATCGTCTACGCGGTGGTCTTCGAGCTGCTGGCCATCCTCTTCACCACCGGGATCCTGGCCGCGTTCGGCAACTCGGGCGGCTCCTCGCTGGCGGTCGCCGTGGTCTCCTCCACGGTGGCCCTGCTGTGGAACATCGCTTTCAACTCGATGTTCGAGGCGTTCGAGCGACGCGCGGGCATCACCGGCCGGCCGTGGTGGCTGCGGGCGCTGCACGCCGTCGCCTTCGAGGGCGGGCTCATCCTCTTCCTGGTTCCGGCCGTCGCGCTCATCCTGGGCGTGGGGCTGTGGCAGGCCTTCCTCATCGAGGCTGGGCTGCTCGTGTTCTTCCTCGTCTACGCCGCCGTGTACGCCTACGCGTTCGACTCGGTGTTCGGCCTGCCGGACTCGGCCGCCGGCGCCACGCGCTGA